The following coding sequences are from one Paenarthrobacter ureafaciens window:
- a CDS encoding SDR family oxidoreductase: MTQSDPEQQGNHKLTAPPKDPRSGYHSGEFPQQEQKQPGLTKPLEPQPDHGESSYVGHGRLEGKTALITGGDSGIGAAVAIAYAREGANVAISYLPEEEEDARSTAEWIRECGARALLLPGDSRDEGFATEIVERTVQEFGVLNIVVLNAAYQKNREGLETIPTEEFDRVFKTNLYSLMWTAQAAIPHLRPGDSIIVTASIQAFNPSAQLVDYAMTKAAQVAFTKAMAQELGPKGIRVNAVAPGPIWTPLIPATEWPDKLPSFGQDTPLGRAGQPAELAPAYVLLASDEGSYISGAVLPVTGGKGL; encoded by the coding sequence ATGACACAAAGCGATCCGGAACAGCAGGGAAACCACAAGCTCACGGCTCCGCCGAAGGACCCTCGCAGCGGGTATCACTCCGGGGAGTTTCCGCAGCAGGAGCAGAAGCAACCGGGCCTCACCAAACCCCTGGAGCCCCAGCCCGATCACGGTGAGTCCAGCTACGTCGGCCACGGCCGGCTTGAAGGCAAGACGGCGTTGATCACCGGCGGCGATTCCGGCATTGGCGCGGCGGTGGCCATCGCCTACGCGCGAGAGGGTGCCAACGTCGCCATCAGTTACCTTCCGGAAGAGGAAGAAGATGCGCGTTCGACGGCGGAATGGATCCGTGAGTGCGGCGCGCGGGCACTCCTGCTCCCCGGAGATTCGCGTGACGAAGGATTCGCAACCGAGATCGTGGAACGTACAGTCCAGGAATTCGGCGTGCTCAACATCGTGGTCCTTAACGCGGCCTACCAGAAGAACCGCGAGGGGCTTGAGACCATACCGACGGAGGAGTTCGACAGGGTCTTCAAGACCAACCTTTACTCCCTGATGTGGACCGCGCAGGCGGCCATTCCGCATCTGCGTCCGGGGGACTCGATCATCGTCACCGCCTCCATCCAGGCCTTTAACCCGTCTGCTCAGCTGGTGGACTACGCCATGACCAAGGCGGCGCAGGTGGCCTTCACCAAAGCGATGGCACAGGAACTCGGCCCCAAGGGAATCCGCGTCAACGCTGTTGCCCCGGGTCCCATCTGGACGCCTTTGATCCCGGCGACCGAGTGGCCGGACAAGCTCCCGTCGTTCGGGCAGGACACCCCGCTGGGCCGCGCGGGCCAACCCGCTGAGCTTGCCCCGGCATACGTTCTGCTC
- a CDS encoding DUF1206 domain-containing protein, which yields MRKAADAAEEASNSRPFEIAARSGFAVSGLLHVLIGVIAARLAFGSSGEADVSGAIAELAAQPFGPLLLWVCFAACAALALWQLSNAIFGHRNQSHPKLSKRLSEAGQAAVFAFVAVTIMSFVVGQARNSRQSSSDLTATLMQSPWGVAFLIAAGAGVMITGIVFAVRGFTRSFKKDLVLSPHEGPRKFQVAVGTVGYVAKGFALLLVGLLVVIATVTARPEQSTGLDGSLKALKEQPYGPYLLAAVAAGLIAYGLFLMVKAKTMRT from the coding sequence ATGCGGAAGGCCGCAGACGCAGCCGAGGAAGCCTCGAACTCGCGGCCCTTTGAAATTGCGGCGCGGTCCGGATTCGCTGTGAGCGGGTTGCTTCACGTGCTGATCGGTGTCATCGCCGCGCGCTTGGCCTTTGGAAGCAGCGGCGAAGCGGATGTTTCCGGTGCCATCGCCGAATTGGCCGCCCAACCCTTCGGCCCGTTGCTGCTCTGGGTCTGTTTCGCTGCCTGCGCGGCCCTGGCTCTATGGCAGTTGTCCAACGCTATCTTCGGCCACCGCAACCAGTCCCATCCCAAGCTCTCCAAGCGCCTTTCCGAGGCAGGCCAAGCGGCGGTCTTCGCTTTTGTGGCCGTGACCATCATGTCCTTCGTCGTTGGGCAGGCGCGCAACAGCCGTCAATCCAGCAGTGACCTCACCGCCACCCTCATGCAATCTCCCTGGGGCGTCGCGTTTCTGATAGCTGCGGGAGCCGGCGTCATGATCACCGGCATTGTGTTCGCGGTGCGCGGTTTCACGAGGTCGTTCAAGAAGGACCTCGTCCTTTCGCCGCACGAAGGACCACGGAAATTCCAAGTAGCCGTGGGAACGGTGGGATACGTCGCCAAGGGATTCGCGCTCCTTCTTGTGGGGCTGCTTGTGGTCATCGCTACTGTTACCGCCCGGCCCGAGCAGTCAACGGGGTTGGACGGCAGCCTTAAGGCCCTCAAGGAACAGCCCTACGGACCGTACCTCCTTGCCGCCGTGGCCGCGGGCCTGATTGCGTATGGCCTGTTCCTCATGGTCAAGGCAAAGACCATGAGGACCTAG
- a CDS encoding GH32 C-terminal domain-containing protein, which translates to MTRRTKRGLPALAAAAVVASFTLVVAATAAPAPAHASDPDPATQQYRPYLHYTPVKNWMNDPNGLVYYNGTYHMYYQYNPYGTTWGNMSWGHATSTDLLHWTEQPLAIPQTFNGSGQATEDIFSGSIVVDSQNTSGFGTLQNPPMVAVYTSNFTGNHPTLAGKQAQSLAYSTDSGQTWTKYSGNPVLNRNTTDFRDPKVFWYQGAAGSYWVMSAVEANEHRVLFYKSTDLKSWTYLDDFEPANATGGQWECPDLFPLAVDGNPNNIKWVLVVNINPGSVAGGSGGQYFVGSFDGTTFTSETTDPVDAAPPGTLLAGFNGGSYSGWNVSNDPANPGGPWGTAPPSGTLTGQQAVTGSIGAGLVNGFNGGDVPTGTLESDPFTISKDYINFLAGGGNHPRQAGEQPGNTPPPGYLLFDGFDYPGTLSAAGWQLTGDFEAARNPSTVGGEYAIGKRINTFEGGPNADNNTGTITSPEFYLTNTNIGFLLGGGNRTDGQLQVELLVNGVPVRSTTGSNSGDMNWKNWDVTPYYGQIARIRIVDNATGAWGHLTLDNMVLGSEPAKPRSSETTVNLMVNGQAVRTTTGSNSEHLEWKAWDVSAYKGSEATIRIVDNNRGGWGHILADEFVASDITRPEQHDWLDWGRDYYAAVSFSNAPDGKRIMVGWMNNWDYGQSTPTSTWRGTMALPREVQLTQTAQGPRLTQKVVQEVDALRNTGAAYTASAQDIAPGTSTLPVSGDVVQVDAEFSPGTASAFGLKVLGNSTEATKVGYATSSGRVFIDRTASGNEGFHPAFASVDDVPVQLINGRLRLRLYVDRASVEVFAQDGLATLTDQVFPAAGANTLSLFSEGGTARLESLTVTPLHNAMW; encoded by the coding sequence CAGCAGTACCGTCCCTATTTGCACTACACACCGGTCAAGAACTGGATGAACGATCCCAACGGGTTGGTCTACTACAACGGCACCTACCACATGTACTACCAGTACAACCCTTACGGAACCACGTGGGGCAACATGAGTTGGGGGCACGCGACGTCCACGGATTTGCTGCACTGGACCGAGCAGCCACTCGCAATCCCGCAAACCTTCAACGGCAGCGGACAGGCTACGGAGGACATCTTTTCCGGTTCAATCGTGGTTGATTCACAGAACACCAGTGGATTCGGGACGTTGCAGAATCCGCCGATGGTGGCTGTGTACACCAGCAACTTCACCGGCAACCACCCCACGCTGGCCGGCAAGCAGGCCCAGTCCCTGGCCTACAGCACGGACAGCGGCCAAACCTGGACCAAATACTCGGGCAATCCTGTCCTCAACAGGAACACCACGGACTTCCGGGACCCCAAAGTGTTCTGGTACCAAGGGGCAGCCGGCTCGTACTGGGTGATGTCCGCCGTGGAAGCCAACGAGCACAGGGTTTTGTTCTACAAGAGCACAGACCTTAAGAGCTGGACGTACTTGGATGACTTCGAACCAGCCAACGCGACGGGTGGGCAGTGGGAGTGCCCGGACCTCTTCCCTCTCGCGGTGGATGGGAACCCGAACAACATCAAGTGGGTGCTGGTGGTCAACATCAACCCGGGATCCGTGGCTGGTGGCAGCGGGGGTCAGTACTTCGTAGGCAGCTTCGACGGCACAACATTCACCTCCGAAACCACTGATCCAGTGGATGCGGCCCCACCGGGAACCCTGCTCGCGGGGTTCAACGGAGGAAGCTACAGCGGATGGAACGTGAGCAACGATCCCGCCAATCCCGGGGGTCCGTGGGGGACAGCCCCGCCCAGCGGAACTCTGACGGGTCAGCAGGCAGTTACCGGGTCGATCGGTGCCGGCCTGGTGAACGGCTTCAACGGGGGAGATGTCCCAACAGGCACCTTGGAATCCGATCCGTTCACGATCAGCAAGGACTACATCAACTTCCTTGCCGGTGGCGGAAACCACCCGCGGCAGGCAGGGGAGCAACCCGGCAACACGCCACCCCCCGGGTACCTCCTGTTCGACGGCTTCGATTACCCGGGAACCCTGAGTGCGGCCGGTTGGCAGCTGACCGGAGACTTTGAGGCAGCCAGAAACCCGTCAACCGTTGGCGGTGAGTACGCGATCGGCAAACGCATCAACACATTCGAGGGCGGCCCCAACGCTGACAACAACACCGGAACAATCACGTCCCCGGAGTTCTACCTCACCAACACCAATATCGGGTTCCTCCTGGGCGGCGGCAACCGGACGGACGGCCAACTCCAAGTGGAACTCCTGGTCAACGGCGTGCCCGTGCGAAGCACCACGGGCAGCAATTCGGGTGACATGAACTGGAAGAACTGGGATGTAACCCCGTACTACGGTCAAATAGCCCGCATCCGGATTGTGGACAACGCCACAGGGGCATGGGGCCACCTGACGTTGGACAACATGGTCCTCGGTTCGGAGCCGGCAAAACCGCGAAGCAGTGAAACCACCGTAAATCTCATGGTCAACGGACAGGCCGTTCGAACCACCACCGGTTCCAATTCCGAACATCTGGAATGGAAGGCCTGGGACGTCAGCGCCTACAAAGGAAGCGAGGCAACCATCCGGATCGTCGACAACAACCGTGGCGGTTGGGGCCACATCCTCGCGGACGAGTTCGTAGCCTCTGACATCACGCGGCCGGAACAGCACGACTGGTTGGACTGGGGCCGGGACTACTACGCAGCCGTTTCCTTCAGTAACGCCCCCGACGGCAAACGGATCATGGTGGGCTGGATGAACAACTGGGACTACGGGCAGTCCACGCCAACAAGCACGTGGCGGGGAACCATGGCGTTGCCCCGCGAAGTCCAGCTCACCCAAACCGCCCAGGGACCGCGACTCACGCAGAAGGTGGTCCAGGAGGTGGACGCGTTAAGGAACACAGGTGCCGCCTACACCGCATCCGCGCAGGACATCGCTCCGGGGACCAGCACCCTTCCCGTTTCAGGGGACGTGGTGCAGGTGGATGCGGAGTTCTCCCCGGGGACGGCATCGGCGTTCGGGCTGAAGGTCCTGGGTAATTCAACTGAGGCCACCAAGGTTGGTTACGCAACAAGTTCGGGTCGCGTTTTCATCGACAGGACGGCCTCCGGCAACGAAGGTTTCCATCCGGCCTTCGCCTCTGTGGATGACGTACCCGTCCAGCTGATCAACGGCAGGCTTCGGCTGCGGCTCTATGTGGACAGGGCATCCGTGGAGGTCTTCGCGCAGGACGGTCTGGCTACGCTGACCGACCAAGTGTTTCCGGCAGCGGGCGCGAACACATTGTCCCTGTTTTCGGAGGGAGGGACTGCCCGGCTCGAAAGCCTCACCGTCACGCCGCTTCACAACGCGATGTGGTAG